In the genome of Acidobacteriota bacterium, one region contains:
- a CDS encoding SPFH domain-containing protein, with amino-acid sequence MREISRTALPGLGMLFVALLVMAGGIESFRRGVLSGSAAEGLAGVLLFVVAILLLAGLFTVHPNEAKVLQLFGSYRASVKEPGLRWANPFYSKTKISQRTRNFETGKLKVNDRSGNPIEIGAVVVWKVVDTAEALFNVDDFKHFVEVQSEAALRALATAYPYDAHEEGEEALSSHTVDISAELRDQVQKRLDQAGVQVIETRISHLAYAQEIAAAMLQRQQASAVVAARQKIVEGAVGMVETALEMLSTQQVVELDEERRAAMVSNLLVVLCSDRHTQPVVNTGTLHH; translated from the coding sequence ATTCGCGAGATTTCCCGCACCGCCCTGCCCGGTCTGGGGATGCTCTTTGTCGCCCTGCTCGTGATGGCAGGCGGGATCGAGAGCTTCCGGCGCGGGGTGTTGTCCGGATCGGCGGCGGAGGGGCTCGCCGGCGTGCTGTTGTTCGTTGTCGCCATCCTGCTTTTGGCAGGACTGTTCACGGTGCACCCGAACGAGGCCAAGGTCCTGCAGCTCTTCGGCTCCTACCGCGCGTCGGTGAAAGAACCGGGGCTGCGCTGGGCCAACCCCTTCTACTCCAAGACGAAGATTTCGCAACGTACCCGCAACTTCGAAACCGGCAAGCTCAAGGTCAATGACCGCAGCGGCAATCCGATCGAGATCGGCGCGGTGGTGGTGTGGAAGGTGGTCGATACGGCGGAGGCCCTGTTCAATGTGGACGACTTCAAGCATTTCGTCGAGGTGCAAAGCGAAGCGGCCCTGCGCGCCTTGGCGACGGCCTATCCCTACGATGCCCACGAGGAGGGAGAGGAAGCCCTTTCCAGCCACACCGTAGACATCTCCGCGGAGCTGCGGGACCAGGTGCAAAAGCGCCTCGATCAAGCCGGCGTCCAGGTGATCGAAACCCGCATCAGTCACCTGGCCTACGCCCAGGAGATCGCCGCCGCGATGCTCCAGCGGCAGCAGGCGAGCGCGGTGGTGGCGGCGCGCCAGAAAATCGTCGAGGGCGCCGTGGGGATGGTGGAAACGGCCCTCGAAATGCTCTCGACCCAGCAGGTGGTCGAACTGGACGAAGAGCGCCGGGCGGCGATGGTTTCGAACCTGCTGGTGGTGCTGTGCAGCGACCGCCACACCCAACCGGTGGTCAACACCGGCACCCTCCACCACTAA
- a CDS encoding lysophospholipid acyltransferase family protein — translation MTSERSTPYRRPAWWRTALAIAYLVPVTLVLGSTAVLFSWVPPRGNLMVVLARVWSRGLLWISGVKVEAEVPASVDGRRGRVYLANHQSYFDIPALLVTLPGSLRFAAKRSLFRIPVFGWSLHAGGFIPVDRSDRSRAREVYKIAGRRLDAGASVLFFPEGTRSRDGRIGPFERGGFLVALKAGAPIVPVGVSGTRRVLSRDSLKLASGTVQVRLGEPIDSKQFGIRRRDALMSRVRSEVVELSGEEDGAEAEVPSSASEELTPVLGAPSED, via the coding sequence GTGACTTCCGAGCGCTCCACACCCTACCGCCGCCCCGCCTGGTGGCGTACCGCCCTGGCCATCGCCTACCTGGTGCCGGTCACCCTCGTGCTCGGTTCCACTGCGGTCCTGTTCTCCTGGGTGCCGCCGCGCGGGAACTTGATGGTGGTCCTGGCCCGGGTCTGGTCACGGGGCCTGCTGTGGATCAGCGGAGTGAAAGTCGAAGCCGAGGTGCCGGCTTCGGTGGACGGCCGCCGCGGCCGCGTCTACCTGGCGAATCACCAGAGCTACTTCGACATTCCGGCCCTGCTGGTCACCCTGCCGGGCTCGCTGCGCTTCGCCGCCAAGCGCAGCCTGTTCCGGATTCCGGTCTTCGGTTGGTCGCTCCACGCCGGTGGCTTCATCCCGGTGGACCGCTCGGATCGCAGTCGAGCCCGCGAGGTCTACAAGATCGCTGGCCGCCGGCTCGATGCCGGTGCCTCGGTGCTGTTTTTCCCGGAGGGCACCCGCTCGCGCGATGGCCGCATCGGCCCCTTCGAGCGCGGTGGCTTTTTGGTGGCCCTGAAGGCCGGGGCGCCGATTGTGCCGGTGGGCGTCTCCGGCACCCGTCGGGTGTTGTCGCGCGACTCCCTCAAGCTCGCTTCGGGCACCGTCCAGGTGCGCCTGGGCGAACCGATCGACTCCAAGCAATTCGGCATCCGCCGACGGGACGCCTTGATGAGCCGCGTGCGGAGCGAAGTGGTGGAGCTGTCCGGCGAAGAGGATGGCGCCGAGGCTGAGGTTCCTTCATCGGCGTCGGAGGAGCTCACGCCGGTCCTCGGCGCGCCCTCCGAGGACTGA
- a CDS encoding ABC transporter ATP-binding protein, whose product MAATESIADALFTVRGLSKSYGDKEVLRSIDFDVQRGECLVILGGSGSGKSVTLRQLNGLEEPDEGSVLFDGDVEISSLSEQQLFPIRRRIAMLFQGGALFDSMTVFENIAFPLREHSDLDEDEIRERVAERLSRVRLAGIEDKVPANLSGGMKKRVALARSLALDPEVVLFDEPTTGLDPRTSATIGSLIRDIQQKIGVTSVVVTHDLPLARSVGDRLAFLHRGKFRFIGTWLEAERTADPLVTDFLAGREEDIDAA is encoded by the coding sequence ATGGCCGCTACCGAATCCATCGCCGACGCCCTGTTTACCGTCCGTGGCCTGTCGAAGTCCTACGGCGACAAGGAAGTCTTGCGCTCGATCGACTTTGACGTGCAGCGCGGCGAATGCCTGGTCATCCTGGGCGGTTCCGGTAGCGGCAAGAGCGTCACCCTGCGGCAGTTGAACGGTCTGGAAGAGCCCGACGAGGGCAGCGTGCTGTTCGATGGCGATGTCGAGATCTCCAGCCTGTCGGAGCAGCAGCTCTTCCCCATCCGTCGGCGCATCGCGATGCTCTTCCAGGGCGGCGCGCTGTTCGATTCGATGACGGTGTTCGAGAACATCGCCTTCCCGCTGCGCGAGCACTCGGATCTGGACGAGGATGAGATTCGAGAACGGGTGGCCGAGCGCTTGTCGCGGGTGCGCCTGGCGGGTATCGAGGACAAGGTGCCGGCCAACCTCTCCGGCGGCATGAAGAAGCGCGTCGCCTTGGCCCGCTCCCTCGCTCTGGATCCGGAGGTGGTGCTCTTCGACGAGCCCACCACCGGTCTCGACCCGCGCACTTCGGCCACCATCGGCAGCCTGATCCGCGACATCCAGCAGAAGATCGGCGTGACCTCCGTAGTGGTGACCCACGACCTGCCCCTGGCACGCTCCGTCGGCGACCGGCTGGCTTTTCTCCACCGCGGCAAGTTCCGCTTCATCGGCACCTGGCTCGAGGCGGAGAGGACGGCGGATCCGCTGGTGACGGATTTCCTGGCCGGCCGCGAGGAGGACATCGATGCCGCGTGA
- a CDS encoding ABC transporter permease, whose translation MRAFFDLARVLGEIAILTGQAFRGLFRRPWALREWVRQMEQIGVYSLGVAAITTTFTGMVLALQYALGFASLGGKWYVGSIVSTSLVRELGPVLTALVVGGRIGSGMTAELGTMKVTEQIDALRSMAADPVVKLVVPKLAATLVMLPALTILGDALGIFGGLAIAIYELDVAPGLYMNDVLDSLTLNDVFSGVGKTFFFGYFIAIIGCYNGLNAAGGADGVGRATTNTVVYASISILVSDFFLTKMFSMLF comes from the coding sequence ATGAGAGCCTTTTTCGACCTCGCGCGGGTACTCGGTGAGATCGCGATTCTCACTGGCCAGGCCTTTCGCGGGCTGTTTCGGCGGCCTTGGGCGTTGCGCGAATGGGTGCGCCAGATGGAGCAGATCGGCGTCTACTCGCTGGGCGTAGCGGCCATCACCACCACCTTCACGGGCATGGTGCTGGCCCTGCAATATGCCCTCGGCTTCGCCTCCCTGGGCGGCAAGTGGTACGTCGGCTCGATCGTCTCCACCTCGCTGGTGCGCGAACTCGGTCCGGTACTCACCGCTCTGGTGGTGGGCGGCCGAATCGGTTCCGGCATGACCGCCGAGCTGGGCACCATGAAGGTGACGGAGCAGATCGACGCGCTGCGCTCGATGGCGGCGGATCCGGTGGTCAAGCTGGTGGTGCCGAAGCTTGCCGCCACCCTTGTGATGCTGCCGGCGCTGACCATCCTGGGCGACGCCCTCGGCATCTTCGGCGGCCTTGCCATCGCCATCTACGAACTGGACGTAGCGCCGGGCCTCTACATGAACGACGTGCTCGATTCCCTCACCCTGAACGACGTCTTCAGCGGCGTCGGAAAGACCTTCTTTTTCGGCTATTTCATTGCCATCATCGGCTGCTACAATGGCCTTAACGCCGCGGGGGGAGCCGACGGCGTGGGGCGCGCCACCACCAATACCGTGGTCTATGCCTCGATTTCGATCCTGGTCTCCGATTTCTTCCTCACCAAGATGTTTTCGATGCTGTTCTAG
- a CDS encoding MlaD family protein → MPREGGRETRVGLLLLAALAILAVAVFLIGKDSNLFATKNRYFTRFQNVSGLQKGNPVQLNGVDVGTVEEVNLSREAGDEKIQVWISIDERYAERIRQDSLARIKTLGLLGDKFVEITAGSPAAELVASGAEIRAAPATSVDALIASGEDTVNNVVAISSSLRTVLKRLEQGEGVVGELTADTPEGDKFTRSVYDTVESFQRIVNKLERGDGPIARLINDRAMADRLAESVTSLEGLLKRAEEGDGLLPRLLDDETLVRQVEGTLANLQEASEQLTAFTREVEGSDGLAMKLLTDEEYATEVSENLSQLVERLNGIAGKLSEGDGTVARLIDDPQVYEAINDVIVGIDESRLLRWLIRNRQKKGIEQRFEENQGEDSPNQGGSATP, encoded by the coding sequence ATGCCGCGTGAGGGAGGACGCGAAACGCGGGTAGGCCTCCTGCTGCTGGCAGCGCTGGCGATTCTGGCGGTGGCGGTGTTCCTGATCGGCAAGGACAGCAACCTGTTCGCGACAAAGAACCGCTACTTCACCCGCTTCCAGAACGTCAGCGGCCTGCAGAAGGGCAATCCGGTGCAGTTGAACGGCGTGGACGTCGGCACCGTCGAAGAAGTGAATCTCTCGCGCGAAGCCGGCGACGAGAAAATCCAGGTGTGGATTTCCATCGACGAGCGCTACGCCGAGCGCATTCGGCAGGATTCCCTGGCCCGCATCAAGACCCTCGGTTTGCTGGGCGACAAATTCGTGGAGATCACCGCCGGCTCGCCGGCCGCCGAGCTGGTCGCTTCGGGTGCGGAGATTCGCGCCGCTCCGGCCACCAGTGTCGACGCGCTGATCGCCTCCGGCGAGGATACGGTCAACAACGTGGTGGCGATTTCCTCTTCCCTGCGCACGGTATTGAAGCGTCTGGAGCAGGGCGAGGGCGTGGTCGGCGAGTTGACCGCCGACACCCCCGAGGGTGACAAGTTCACCCGCTCCGTCTACGACACGGTGGAGTCCTTCCAGCGCATCGTCAACAAACTGGAGCGCGGTGACGGCCCGATCGCCCGGCTGATCAACGACCGCGCCATGGCGGACCGCCTGGCCGAAAGCGTGACCTCCCTCGAAGGGCTGCTGAAGCGCGCCGAGGAGGGCGACGGCCTGCTGCCCCGGCTGCTCGACGACGAAACCCTGGTCCGTCAGGTGGAAGGCACCTTGGCCAACCTCCAGGAGGCCTCCGAGCAACTGACCGCCTTCACCCGCGAAGTCGAAGGCTCCGACGGTCTCGCCATGAAGCTGCTGACGGACGAGGAGTACGCCACCGAGGTGAGCGAGAACCTCAGCCAGCTCGTCGAACGCCTGAACGGCATCGCCGGCAAGCTCTCCGAAGGGGACGGAACGGTGGCCCGGCTGATCGACGATCCGCAGGTCTATGAAGCGATCAACGATGTTATCGTTGGAATCGACGAGTCGCGCTTGCTGCGCTGGCTAATCCGCAATCGCCAGAAGAAGGGCATCGAACAGCGATTCGAGGAAAATCAAGGCGAAGACTCGCCGAACCAAGGGGGATCGGCCACTCCCTGA